GGATGGACGAGCCGGTGGAGAATGCTGGCCTGTTGGGTGAAGCGAAATCCAATCGTTTCAGCGATCCGGACTTCGAGAAAAGCTATTGGCGCAGCGCCGAAGCCTACAAGGCCGAGTTTGAGAAGCGGCAACGAGAGGCCATGAAATCGGCGGATATGCGCGCCTATCCGCAACAGCAAGACCCACGTCCCGACGGAATCGGCCAGAAGCCCAGCGATGAAACGCAAGTCGCAGCAGGACCCGCCGCAGCACTGGCGGCGCCTTACGTGATCGAGGGCGCTGCGGCTGCATCGACGGCGGCTGCAGCCTATTGGGCGGCGCATCCGGAACTGCATCCCAAGGAACCCAACTGGTTCAGCAAGATGCTGGGAAAGAACGAGACCAGCATCGCCGATCCCGAAGCCGCGAAGCCGAAGATAGAAGCATTTCCAGCCGACGCCGGAAAACCGCCGACGCTGGAAGGCTATCCCGGCCAACCGCCGCACCTGTCGGGCAAGGAAACCTTCCCGGCGCAGGAAGCCAAGAAAGGCGACAACGTCATCCACGAACAACGACCATCCAAGGTCGATCTGCCGATTGCAACGGAAATCAGATCGATCGCCCCCGTGGAGTTGGGAAAGGGAAAATCGCACCCCGACATGGATCGTGCGATCGGCAACATCGCCGACAAAACTGTCCAAGAACAGACGCAGAAAAGTATCTATGGCAACGGCACTCTGAACGGCATCGATGGCGAGGCATCGAACGTCGTCGCCCCGCCAGTGCCCAAGGGACAAGAATATGCCGCCGCCAAGAAGGATTGGGAGGCTTTCATCCGTGATGTTGGGGGGGACTCCAAAACGGCGAAAGTTGATGAGAATGGCGCCATCATCTGGAAATCCGACGACAAAAGCGTCACGGCGAACCTTCATCCCAGCAAAAGCCGAGATGGGCAGCCAACCTTCGAGGTGCAAACCGAAAAGGGGCGTGATAAGTTCCAGCACAAACGGAGGTATTACAGCGAGTAGTCGGAGCCATCAGCTATGTCACGAAGCCGCCTCATCAGCTTCCAGGAATTTGAGAAAGACTGGTTGCCAACCTGTCTACGGATTTTTCCATCAGCAGAACGAGAAGGCAGCGGCGAAGGATCCGATGTCGAGCAGTTCTATCGCCAAGGCGGCTTCGTTGACAAAGCCTGGCAAAGCGTTGCTATACCAGTAACCTTTACCTGGGGCTTCGGAGTAGAAAACTATGTGGGCCCCGTTTGTGGCAGATGGCCCAGTGACGACGAAAAGCGTGAAGATAAGTACGACACGTTGTTTCGTACCTTGAAAGAACGAGGAGTGGATGTTGTTTGCGCTTCGTCTGGTCAATCTCACGCTAGCGCCAGCAGTATTCTGGATATTTCAGAACTACACCGCAGGGAGAGAGGTAAGCACGACAATCTACCCGCCGATGTGCTTTGGCCCTATGTCGTCTTCAGCCGCGAGGCGGATTGGGGATTGGTGAATTTCAGATGGTCCCAGGCCTCCATCCTCGGCGGAACGGCTGAATTCATGGAACATTATCTGAAGAATGCTGGCGGGCTGGACAAGGTCCGCCAGCATTTCTACGACTTCGATCTTTGGGGATGGGGATATTTCGACCGCCCGCCCGATCAATGGATCGCCGATTATGTCTACGAACTCGTCGGTTGGGAGAAACCCTATTATCCGCCGGGAAGTTACGGCAATTACGTTCTGGAGCGTGACGGGAACCTATAATTTCCATTTCTGTTTCGTTTAGGACGAACTGCCCGAATTGCCGAAAATCGATTGGGGCGCTTACGAAAAGCATCGCATCGATTGAAATACCGTGATGGTTCTAGCCAGGGCCAGCCGACTTACGAGTTGGAACGTGATGTGCCTGGAACGAAAATGAAAGACCGCATCAAGGTGCGTTTCATTCCAATGTAACCCATAGGAGAGGATCGATGCAGCAGGCCCGCAGAATTCCCGATCAGGAGTTTGAATCCGTCTGGCTGCCTGTCAGACAGAAGATCGCGAATGAGGCGGTTCCCATTCCCATCCAGGTGCTGAATATCTGCCTGAATGAGGGCCTGTTCATCGATCCGACCTGGTAGGTCGTTCCTATCATTGCAAGCATTGAGTATGGAACAACCAGTCCCACTTATGACAAGGACACGTGGCAGGATACGACGACGCCCGGCATCTATGAATTCGATCCGCTGCTCAAAACCATCCGCGAGCGTGGCGGCAGCGAGATTTGCATGTCGTGCGATCATTCGTCAGTTGATGGAATCGGAGTCTGGAAGGAAGGAGAGCATTTTGCTGTCTATCCAAGCAAAGCAAGTTTGGATGATTTTCGGGACAATCGTGCTCTGCGGATTAACTCTTGGAGCACTGGCTTGGTCTTCGATCTCTCCGCCGAATGGGGGCTGGTCAATCTAGCGCACGACGATCTGTCCTTTCTGGGCGGCACGGCGGATTTCATGGCGCAATATTTAGGGAACGCTGGCGGCCATGAATACGTCAAACAGCGCTTCATTGATTTCGACCTTTGGGGCTGGGGATCGTTGCTGCGCGAGACAGAGCAGGTGTATGCCGACTGGATCTACAAATTCATGGGTTGGGAAAAACCCGACTACCCGCCAGATAGTTGCGGCTACGTGGAATAGGTAACCTGCCCGAGACGGGCAAAGGCGGCAACTGGAGCGGCCAGGATTTGTCGCCCTCGAACGCCCTGACGCAGCAGATGCAGGAAGCGGAAACTCCCGCCCAGAAACCCACATCAGCACTCGGCGGCGGCTTGATTGCCGGTAAGGACGAGAATGAAAACAAGACCAATCCCTTCGTCTTGGAACTGACCAAGGAACATCCCAAAAATCCCGTACGCCTGCAGGGCGGTTTGTTGGGCGAGCCGAGCCAACTACAACAACCCGTAAAGCCGCCCGACCCCTTCTCAGAGTTGGGCGACCTGCCAAAACTGCGCAAGTTATGGACGGCTCGCCGCATCGACAACGAGAAACGCGCCATGCACGAAAACTGGGCGCGCCTCATCAACAGCACGCAGGATTTCGGCGGTATCATTCCCACCTTCAAACGCCATATCGAGACGAACGGCGAAGCTGCCGACGGTTGCGCCAAAAACATAGACGAATTTCCCGCCTGAAAACTTAATCGAAGGCGTAGGCGTCCAGCGCCAGCACGCCCCAGCCGAAGGCCCGATGCAGGCATCTTGCTGGCTGGTTCGGCGTGGCCGCTCCCAATGCTACGAGAAACGGCAGAAAATGTTCGGGGCTGGGATGGTTGCGCAAGGCTTGCGGGGCACTCTCCCATTCCATCAGCGCCAAATCGCTCCGCGCCGTCGCTTGTTCCAGCACCCAGTCCGAGAAAGTGGCGGCCCAGCTTGCGGTTTCAGAATCGGGCTGGCGGATCATGTATTCGCGCAAGTTGTGCGTGACGCCGCCCGAAGCCAGGATCAGCACGCCTTCGTCCCGCAGGGGGCGCAACGCCTCGCCTATGCGATAATGCATTGCCCCGCTTTCGCTGGGCAGCACGGCCAGCGGCACGACAGGTATGTCCGCCTTCGGATACATCAAACGAAGCGGCGTCCAGACGGCATGGTCAAGCCCGCGCTTTTCATCAAGCCGGGATTCAAGCCCATGCGCGTTCAACATCGATTGAACGCGGCTTGCCAGATTTGGGTCGCCCTTGGCGGGATAG
This is a stretch of genomic DNA from Alphaproteobacteria bacterium. It encodes these proteins:
- a CDS encoding dioxygenase — protein: MTNLPALFVSHGAPTMAIEDTPTRRFLESLGEEFDKPKAVIAVSSHWNAATATIGAAAQPATLHDFHGFPKELYEIDYPAKGDPNLASRVQSMLNAHGLESRLDEKRGLDHAVWTPLRLMYPKADIPVVPLAVLPSESGAMHYRIGEALRPLRDEGVLILASGGVTHNLREYMIRQPDSETASWAATFSDWVLEQATARSDLALMEWESAPQALRNHPSPEHFLPFLVALGAATPNQPARCLHRAFGWGVLALDAYAFD